In Ruminococcaceae bacterium BL-4, one DNA window encodes the following:
- the ilvB gene encoding acetohydroxy-acid synthase (large subunit) (Evidence 2a : Function from experimental evidences in other organisms; PubMedId : 10229948, 14702326, 15228537, 15916605; Product type e : enzyme), giving the protein MVPWYLKKQSRLCFLNFSGTETALYFYSKKCRLLELEEKKGVQLMKLTGAQIIMECLLEQGVDTVFGYPGGAVLNIYDALYEYQDRIHHIRTAHEQGAAHAADGYARSTGKPGVCIATSGPGATNLVTGIATAYMDSVPMVAITGNVNVELLGLDSFQEVDITGITMPVTKHNFLVKHIEDLADVIRQAFQIATTGRPGPVLVDIPKDVTAQLYDYEKCTPLPAPKGNFPTDERFNEALDMLKTSRRPFLYLGGGVISAEASKEARAFADLLDAPVASSLMCQGGMDAKSPRYLGLLGMHGTKASAQALKNCDLFVAVGTRFSDRVLCNSKLFAQHCPILQIEIDTAEFNKNIDCDLKMKGDAKKILRKLLRLLPQQNHQKWMEQTALWKEQYPLSQSSPTPKLPTPKELIETLDRLTSSNAIIVTEVGQHQMWAAQFYQFHRPRQFISSGGLGTMGFGLGAAMGAQVANPKQKVINIAGDGSFHMNCNELSTLANYQIPVVEMIFNNSVLGMVRQWQKLFYHNHFSQTNLDHNTDFCKLAEAFSVKAYRIHTKDEMEPILKKALAEKGPVLIDCWIDKDVNVLPMVPAGASAEEPMLEM; this is encoded by the coding sequence GTGGTACCGTGGTATCTGAAAAAACAGAGCCGCCTCTGTTTCCTGAATTTTTCGGGAACAGAGACGGCTCTTTATTTTTACAGTAAAAAATGCCGGCTTTTAGAGCTGGAAGAAAAGAAAGGGGTTCAACTTATGAAACTGACTGGTGCGCAAATCATTATGGAATGTTTGCTGGAACAGGGCGTTGATACGGTATTCGGCTATCCCGGCGGCGCCGTTCTCAACATCTACGATGCACTTTATGAATATCAGGATCGAATTCACCATATTCGTACCGCGCATGAACAAGGTGCTGCCCATGCTGCAGACGGTTACGCCCGCTCTACCGGGAAACCTGGTGTCTGCATTGCAACTTCCGGCCCGGGCGCTACCAATCTCGTCACTGGAATTGCCACTGCCTATATGGATTCCGTTCCGATGGTAGCAATCACCGGAAACGTCAATGTCGAACTTTTGGGGCTGGATTCCTTTCAGGAAGTGGATATTACCGGGATCACAATGCCGGTTACCAAGCATAATTTTCTGGTAAAGCATATCGAAGATCTCGCCGATGTTATCCGGCAGGCCTTTCAGATTGCAACAACCGGGCGGCCTGGTCCCGTCCTGGTAGATATTCCCAAGGATGTGACGGCTCAGCTTTATGATTATGAAAAATGCACTCCGCTGCCCGCACCAAAAGGAAATTTTCCGACCGATGAGCGTTTTAATGAAGCACTCGACATGCTAAAAACAAGTCGGCGTCCCTTTTTGTATCTTGGCGGCGGGGTCATCTCAGCAGAAGCTTCCAAAGAAGCGCGCGCTTTTGCTGATCTTCTTGATGCGCCGGTCGCTTCCTCTTTGATGTGTCAGGGCGGGATGGATGCGAAAAGCCCCCGTTATCTGGGACTTCTCGGAATGCACGGAACAAAAGCCAGTGCTCAGGCATTAAAAAACTGTGATCTTTTTGTTGCCGTGGGAACTAGATTTTCTGATCGGGTTTTATGCAACTCCAAACTTTTTGCACAGCATTGCCCGATTCTGCAAATTGAAATTGATACCGCCGAATTCAACAAAAATATCGACTGTGATCTCAAGATGAAGGGAGACGCTAAAAAGATTCTACGCAAGCTTTTAAGGCTTCTCCCCCAACAAAACCATCAGAAATGGATGGAGCAGACAGCCCTTTGGAAAGAGCAATATCCACTCTCTCAGTCTTCCCCCACTCCGAAACTCCCCACCCCAAAAGAACTGATCGAAACGCTGGACCGATTAACTTCCTCCAATGCGATTATTGTGACAGAAGTTGGGCAGCACCAGATGTGGGCGGCTCAATTTTATCAATTTCACCGTCCCCGCCAGTTTATTAGTTCCGGAGGGTTAGGTACTATGGGATTTGGTCTCGGCGCTGCCATGGGTGCACAGGTTGCAAATCCAAAGCAGAAAGTAATCAATATTGCTGGAGACGGAAGCTTTCATATGAACTGCAATGAACTTTCTACACTGGCAAATTACCAGATTCCCGTGGTGGAAATGATCTTTAACAATTCTGTTCTCGGTATGGTTCGACAATGGCAAAAGCTTTTTTATCACAATCATTTCTCTCAGACAAACCTTGATCACAATACCGATTTCTGTAAACTAGCGGAAGCATTCAGCGTCAAAGCTTATCGAATTCACACAAAAGATGAAATGGAACCAATCCTCAAAAAAGCACTCGCAGAAAAAGGACCTGTTCTGATCGACTGCTGGATCGATAAAGATGTCAACGTACTACCGATGGTTCCTGCCGGAGCCTCTGCAGAAGAACCGATGCTGGAAATGTAA
- a CDS encoding Carbon starvation protein A: protein MNALIIVAISIVVLGGGYLLYGRWLVKTWGVDPNAKTPAYEKEDGEDYIPTNSLVVFSHQFSSIAGAGPITGPIIACMFGWLPALLWILIGGVFFGAVQDFTSMYASVKTKGKTIGSIIENYIGKTGKTLFLIFEWLFSLLVIAAFADMVAGTFNGFAPDTSAPIYANGGTASMTMLFIFGAVIFGFFMKYAKPKSGVLAVCGIVFTAVLMLIGLNFPIYAGKGTWLVVIFAYLFIAAALPMWVMIQPRDYLSTFLLLTMIAGAVIGLLVMHPSINLPVVTSFNVNGKMLFPMLFVTIACGAVSGFHSLVSSSTSSRQVKNEKDMLPIGYGAMLLESLLAVVALCVAGAAADPVTHAAAQGTPFAIFSRGVASFLVQIGMPQDAAMCVMNMAVSTLALTSLDAVSRIGRIAFQELFGQGNSSAAKFLSNKYISTIITLACGCVLSLGGYNNIWPLFGSANQLLAALVLISLAVFLKCTGRQGWMLYVPMFVMLAVTFTALVQSIVLIVVKLGSNNFVFMTDGLQLIVAVLLVALGIMVAASCLKTLFGKKGNSEKATSDTAV from the coding sequence ATGAATGCACTTATCATCGTAGCAATTTCGATCGTCGTGCTGGGCGGTGGATATTTGCTGTACGGCCGATGGTTGGTCAAAACTTGGGGAGTTGATCCCAATGCGAAAACACCGGCTTATGAAAAAGAAGACGGCGAGGATTACATTCCTACCAACAGCTTGGTTGTATTTAGTCACCAGTTTAGTTCGATTGCGGGTGCAGGCCCGATCACAGGCCCAATTATTGCCTGTATGTTTGGTTGGCTGCCTGCACTGCTCTGGATCTTGATCGGCGGTGTATTTTTTGGAGCAGTACAGGATTTTACTTCCATGTATGCTTCGGTAAAGACAAAAGGCAAGACGATCGGTTCTATCATCGAAAATTATATTGGGAAAACCGGCAAAACGTTGTTCCTGATTTTTGAATGGCTTTTCAGCCTGTTGGTTATCGCAGCCTTTGCGGATATGGTTGCCGGTACGTTTAACGGTTTTGCACCAGATACCAGTGCTCCGATTTATGCCAACGGCGGCACAGCTTCCATGACCATGCTTTTTATCTTTGGTGCGGTAATTTTTGGATTTTTTATGAAATATGCAAAGCCAAAGAGCGGTGTTCTGGCGGTTTGTGGTATTGTGTTTACAGCTGTTTTGATGTTAATTGGCCTTAATTTCCCTATTTATGCGGGTAAGGGAACATGGCTTGTAGTTATTTTTGCTTATTTGTTTATTGCTGCCGCATTGCCTATGTGGGTAATGATTCAGCCTCGTGATTATCTTAGCACGTTTTTGCTTCTGACTATGATCGCCGGAGCAGTAATTGGACTTTTGGTAATGCATCCTTCCATCAACTTGCCGGTAGTGACCAGCTTTAATGTGAATGGAAAAATGCTTTTCCCAATGCTGTTTGTAACAATTGCCTGTGGTGCAGTTTCTGGATTCCATAGCTTGGTTTCTTCCAGCACCAGCAGCCGCCAGGTCAAGAATGAAAAAGATATGCTTCCTATTGGCTATGGTGCTATGCTGCTGGAATCTTTGCTGGCGGTTGTTGCACTCTGTGTCGCAGGTGCCGCTGCAGATCCGGTAACGCATGCAGCTGCTCAGGGAACGCCGTTTGCAATCTTCTCCAGAGGCGTTGCAAGCTTCCTCGTACAGATCGGTATGCCGCAGGACGCTGCAATGTGTGTTATGAATATGGCAGTTTCGACGCTGGCACTTACCAGTCTTGATGCAGTTTCCCGTATCGGCAGAATTGCGTTCCAGGAACTGTTTGGGCAAGGAAATTCTTCTGCAGCAAAATTCCTGAGTAATAAATATATTTCTACGATTATTACGCTTGCTTGTGGCTGTGTTCTGAGTCTTGGCGGCTATAACAATATCTGGCCGCTGTTTGGCTCTGCAAACCAGTTGCTCGCAGCTTTGGTGCTTATCAGCCTCGCGGTGTTCCTCAAATGCACGGGACGCCAAGGTTGGATGCTTTATGTACCGATGTTTGTGATGCTGGCGGTTACTTTTACCGCTCTGGTACAGTCGATCGTCTTGATTGTTGTCAAACTCGGTTCCAATAATTTTGTTTTCATGACCGATGGGCTCCAGCTGATTGTGGCGGTTTTGCTGGTTGCCCTTGGTATTATGGTAGCGGCCTCCTGTCTAAAGACGCTCTTTGGGAAAAAAGGGAATTCGGAGAAAGCTACTTCTGATACAGCGGTCTGA
- a CDS encoding exported protein of unknown function (Evidence 5 : Unknown function) → MKKRMQIRILLIGIVFCLAGISARAAEMTPFSICEKGSACPGGDFSILLQAVPSKESPAAFRASFSFNEDVFSYEGVTLSKGVTQNEFFVGNGSPLQCIYACNVEDGVASVLSGTIATYHFHVKDTVNEGESYPFSLSISEVCDFSARPLNLDTQQDLSIPIVNSSNNTDVDDSAPLLQNLLITQPEGVSLSPDFSSDHLEYETTVPADENEIWFSAQSVEGGSKITVNRHTLGAVGSTTIIRITVKSADRKHSSEYRVQVSRSERSSETKTESGTEPRARTRTGRTVGGSVKKGSAKRSMRTSVKRSTSSGDTEDESYTIDSGFSRKNSFPFSSNQFPVFLSGAAMVVIGALIASLCILLLRKKKKKN, encoded by the coding sequence ATGAAAAAACGAATGCAAATTAGAATTCTTTTAATTGGAATTGTATTCTGTCTGGCTGGTATCTCCGCCCGGGCAGCTGAAATGACCCCTTTTTCTATTTGTGAAAAAGGTTCAGCTTGTCCGGGCGGAGATTTTTCAATCTTGCTGCAAGCGGTTCCATCAAAAGAATCCCCGGCAGCTTTTCGGGCAAGCTTTTCTTTTAATGAAGACGTTTTTTCCTATGAGGGTGTAACTCTCTCAAAAGGCGTCACTCAAAACGAATTTTTTGTTGGAAATGGCTCCCCTTTACAGTGTATTTATGCCTGTAATGTAGAAGATGGCGTTGCCTCTGTCCTATCTGGTACAATTGCCACTTACCATTTTCATGTAAAAGATACGGTGAATGAAGGGGAATCCTACCCATTTTCGCTATCGATCAGTGAGGTCTGCGATTTTTCTGCTCGGCCACTTAATTTAGACACCCAACAAGATTTATCAATTCCCATCGTAAACAGCTCCAACAATACAGACGTTGATGATTCTGCTCCACTTCTTCAAAATCTTTTAATAACCCAACCGGAGGGTGTTTCTCTTTCTCCCGACTTTTCTTCAGATCACCTGGAATACGAAACAACCGTCCCCGCAGACGAAAATGAGATTTGGTTTTCTGCACAGAGTGTAGAAGGAGGAAGCAAAATTACAGTTAATCGTCATACTTTAGGGGCTGTCGGAAGTACAACAATCATTCGGATCACCGTAAAATCTGCAGATAGAAAGCATTCTTCCGAATATCGTGTACAGGTCTCCCGATCGGAACGCTCCTCAGAAACAAAAACGGAATCTGGAACTGAACCCAGAGCTAGAACCAGAACAGGTCGTACTGTCGGCGGTTCTGTAAAAAAAGGCTCCGCGAAAAGGTCAATGAGAACAAGTGTGAAACGCTCCACTTCATCAGGAGACACCGAAGATGAATCTTACACCATTGATTCCGGTTTCAGCCGCAAAAATTCTTTTCCTTTTTCTTCAAATCAGTTTCCGGTCTTTTTATCCGGTGCTGCTATGGTAGTTATTGGTGCTCTGATTGCTTCGCTCTGTATTTTATTACTTCGTAAAAAGAAAAAGAAAAATTAA
- a CDS encoding conserved protein of unknown function (Evidence 4 : Unknown function but conserved in other organisms): MFREMPFLKMLINNLLLIGLWQGITVFACQHLPDSLFDARHALYQPRKWEQNGRWYRSHLKIQDWKDCLPQFISNGGFSKRSLDNTLTLEYIDRFILETCRGEWMHTLGGFCLIPIIWLNTPLVSITISVPLFLGTWPFIIIQRYNRFRLQVLQKRLVREQSHEQHVSVPT, from the coding sequence TTGTTTCGAGAAATGCCTTTTCTCAAAATGCTGATAAATAATCTGCTTTTGATCGGCTTATGGCAGGGGATCACTGTATTCGCATGCCAGCATCTTCCTGATTCCCTTTTTGATGCGCGGCACGCCCTTTATCAACCACGGAAATGGGAACAAAACGGTCGTTGGTACCGGTCCCACTTAAAAATTCAGGACTGGAAAGATTGCCTTCCTCAATTTATTTCCAATGGTGGATTTTCTAAGCGTTCTTTGGACAACACCCTAACGCTGGAATATATAGACCGTTTTATTTTAGAAACTTGCCGTGGTGAATGGATGCATACCCTCGGTGGATTTTGCTTAATCCCAATCATTTGGCTGAATACACCGTTAGTTTCCATTACCATCTCTGTTCCTCTTTTTCTTGGAACATGGCCTTTTATCATCATCCAGCGCTATAATCGTTTTCGGCTGCAAGTTCTTCAAAAGAGACTGGTTCGGGAACAAAGCCATGAACAGCATGTTTCCGTTCCCACTTGA
- the glnA gene encoding Glutamine synthetase: MMSTVPELFGTLVFNDSVMKARLPKDTYQALKMTRENGKPLDPQVANVVANTMKDWAVENGCTHFTHWFQPMNGITAEKHDSFISPVAGGKVIMEFSGKELIKGEPDASSFPNGGLRSTFEARGYTAWDPTSDAFIKDGSLCVPTAFCSYGGEALDKKTPLLRSMNVINEQALRILRLFGDQKTQRVNVTVGSEQEYFLIDRKLFEEREDLIYTGRTLFGAMPPKGQEMEDHYFGVIKPRVSAFMKDLDEELWKLGILAKTKHNEVAPGQHELAPIFTTVNVATDQNQLTMEIMKKVAAKHGLSCLLHEKPFNGVNGSGKHDNWSLSTDRGINLLEPGDSPRTNARFLLFLTAIIEAVDTHQDLLRLSVASAGNDHRLGGNEAPPAIISIFLGNQLTEVLDSIEKKEEYKGSQGKSVLTIGVDVLPNLPKDATDRNRTSPFAFTGNKFEFRMLGSTVSIGCPNMILNTIVADVLCKYADRLEKAKDFNYELEHLIRHAYRDHKRIIFNGDGYTDGWVKEAEKRGLLNLATTADCMPLYKKEENIKLFEKYGVLSRMEVCSRCEIQMENYNKQQHIEALTMEDMIQKQIFPAMCSYMRMLSEEISLKKQIGAGISYEVEETLIKKLSNLSVELFHELEALKKAISGEQKITDVEKLCRYCADVLLVQMEKTRAVADQIEPLVGKTYWPYPCYGDLLFSVN; the protein is encoded by the coding sequence ATGATGAGTACGGTTCCGGAACTATTCGGTACACTGGTCTTTAATGATTCGGTTATGAAGGCGAGATTGCCCAAGGATACCTATCAGGCCTTAAAAATGACCCGAGAAAATGGAAAGCCATTAGATCCCCAGGTGGCAAATGTGGTAGCAAACACCATGAAGGATTGGGCGGTAGAAAACGGCTGCACCCATTTTACGCATTGGTTTCAGCCGATGAATGGGATTACCGCGGAAAAGCACGATAGCTTTATTTCTCCCGTGGCGGGCGGAAAAGTGATTATGGAGTTTTCTGGTAAGGAGTTAATCAAAGGAGAGCCGGATGCTAGTTCCTTCCCGAACGGCGGTCTGCGATCTACCTTTGAAGCGCGTGGATATACTGCTTGGGATCCTACCAGCGATGCATTTATCAAGGACGGCAGCCTTTGTGTTCCCACTGCTTTTTGCTCTTATGGAGGGGAAGCACTTGATAAAAAGACACCGCTTCTGCGTTCCATGAATGTCATTAATGAACAGGCTCTGCGAATTTTACGGCTGTTTGGGGATCAAAAGACACAGCGCGTGAATGTAACCGTAGGTTCGGAGCAGGAATATTTTCTGATCGATCGAAAACTGTTTGAAGAGCGTGAAGATCTCATCTATACCGGACGTACACTTTTTGGTGCTATGCCGCCGAAAGGGCAGGAGATGGAAGATCATTATTTTGGTGTTATTAAGCCGCGGGTCTCCGCCTTTATGAAAGATTTGGATGAGGAATTGTGGAAATTGGGGATCCTTGCAAAAACGAAGCATAACGAAGTTGCCCCCGGGCAGCATGAGTTGGCCCCGATCTTTACAACTGTGAATGTGGCAACCGACCAGAACCAGTTGACAATGGAAATCATGAAAAAAGTTGCGGCAAAGCATGGACTTTCTTGTTTGCTGCACGAAAAGCCATTTAATGGGGTAAATGGTTCCGGTAAACACGATAACTGGTCATTGAGTACCGACCGTGGAATCAATCTTTTAGAGCCTGGAGATTCTCCGCGAACGAATGCACGCTTTTTGCTGTTTTTAACCGCAATTATTGAAGCAGTGGATACACATCAGGATCTTTTGCGCCTTTCTGTTGCAAGTGCAGGGAACGATCATCGTCTTGGCGGAAATGAAGCACCACCGGCAATTATTTCGATTTTTTTGGGGAATCAGCTTACCGAAGTTTTGGATTCCATTGAAAAGAAAGAGGAATATAAAGGGAGTCAGGGAAAATCTGTTTTGACAATTGGCGTGGATGTATTGCCCAATTTGCCGAAAGACGCGACCGATCGTAATCGTACTTCTCCTTTTGCATTTACCGGCAATAAATTTGAGTTTCGTATGCTTGGTTCTACCGTTTCCATTGGATGTCCGAATATGATTTTAAATACCATTGTTGCTGATGTGCTTTGCAAATACGCAGATCGGCTGGAAAAAGCGAAGGATTTTAACTATGAATTGGAGCATTTGATTCGTCATGCGTATCGGGATCATAAGCGAATCATTTTTAACGGCGACGGATATACCGACGGATGGGTAAAAGAAGCTGAAAAGCGTGGATTGCTAAATTTGGCGACGACAGCTGATTGTATGCCTCTTTACAAAAAAGAAGAGAACATTAAGCTGTTTGAAAAATATGGAGTTTTATCTCGTATGGAGGTTTGTTCCCGCTGCGAGATTCAGATGGAAAATTATAATAAACAGCAGCATATCGAAGCTTTGACGATGGAAGATATGATTCAAAAGCAGATTTTTCCTGCGATGTGCAGCTATATGAGGATGCTTTCCGAAGAGATTTCTCTGAAGAAGCAGATCGGAGCAGGAATTTCTTACGAAGTAGAGGAAACTTTAATTAAGAAACTTTCGAATTTGTCAGTAGAACTTTTCCATGAATTGGAAGCTTTGAAGAAGGCAATCTCTGGAGAGCAGAAAATTACAGATGTAGAAAAGCTCTGCCGATATTGTGCAGATGTACTTTTGGTGCAGATGGAGAAAACTCGAGCAGTTGCGGATCAGATAGAACCGTTAGTTGGTAAGACCTACTGGCCTTATCCATGTTATGGGGATCTTTTGTTTTCTGTAAATTAA
- a CDS encoding HTH araC/xylS-type domain-containing protein translates to MDKNRTDFSTMVSVQPFWDAEKSHKSLLAEGNNGTPIAVVHELKNTGKADGLSCVPGIGLVGILFSTDPNNPCAICCGTLNQSKKVPLYGMLQVFACQFFPGEFTRIFGIPSNELADTEIPLDDLLQPGSILEQMAYSETFEQRIKYLRNFILQWENRTKQRETSTLIQKMMHDALMQHGNIRISELQEQTGYSARYLQKVITEHVGLAPKTVLENIRFQNALRTMIEHPAMSIVDIAQDCGYYDQSHFAKAFKEYMNMPPSTFQEKIQKEFSPAKLDFITL, encoded by the coding sequence ATGGACAAAAATAGGACGGATTTCAGCACCATGGTATCCGTTCAACCGTTTTGGGATGCAGAAAAAAGCCATAAAAGCCTTTTAGCCGAAGGAAACAACGGCACACCCATTGCGGTTGTGCATGAGCTAAAAAACACCGGTAAAGCAGATGGATTAAGCTGCGTTCCTGGAATTGGTCTGGTTGGAATTTTATTTTCTACAGATCCAAACAATCCATGTGCTATTTGTTGCGGCACATTGAATCAAAGCAAAAAAGTTCCCCTTTACGGAATGCTGCAAGTTTTTGCATGCCAATTTTTCCCAGGAGAATTTACCAGAATTTTTGGAATTCCCAGCAATGAACTTGCAGATACAGAAATTCCATTGGATGATCTTTTGCAGCCGGGATCCATTTTAGAACAAATGGCATACTCCGAAACTTTTGAGCAGCGCATCAAATATCTACGAAATTTTATTCTTCAATGGGAAAACCGTACAAAGCAGCGTGAAACTTCTACTTTAATCCAAAAAATGATGCATGATGCTCTGATGCAGCACGGCAATATCAGAATTTCTGAACTGCAGGAACAAACCGGCTACAGTGCCCGATATCTTCAAAAAGTGATTACAGAACATGTAGGGCTTGCCCCAAAAACAGTTTTGGAGAATATTCGTTTTCAAAATGCACTGCGAACAATGATTGAACACCCAGCAATGTCTATTGTCGATATTGCACAGGACTGTGGTTATTATGATCAATCCCATTTTGCAAAAGCGTTTAAAGAATATATGAATATGCCGCCTTCTACTTTTCAAGAAAAAATCCAAAAAGAATTTTCCCCGGCAAAACTGGATTTCATCACCCTTTAA
- a CDS encoding Sodium:proline symporter has product MVTTITWIIVFVLIVGIGMFAGKSMSNSKQWTGGDKTLSAIGVGCVLGAWQIGGMSVVGAAQNGYTMGIAGSWYSLAGGIYLLVAAGLAKILRDRMPGDSVPTYLASRFSTSSSKLYSYVWVILGFLYIPVQLKTVASVIQIAVPNLDANWAIVLGLAIATVYTAFSGMKGAASVGKVVCIGIYVLLIGFVAIILPHFGGYSGLVASLPQGYGELSSMPTQKWVGWLLSGILSSVVMQSVLQPIMAAKDSKAARGGCIIGYVFAAPICIFTAIIGMMGAATTSELGNGATAFAWTIKEYTSPVMAGVIFAVATMIIAATMATMMMATGTIITNIYKTQVNKEASEEKMLKVSRYGTLIFSACTLIPAFLLPSAALTTTFQILIQCSTGPVSFSILAGLLWKRTTKQASLASMISGIIVGLIWVISGLSNQIETIYAVIVVSYGVGIITTLLTSKKENAIQA; this is encoded by the coding sequence ATGGTTACTACAATTACATGGATTATTGTCTTTGTCTTGATTGTAGGAATTGGTATGTTTGCAGGAAAATCCATGTCCAATTCCAAGCAGTGGACAGGCGGAGACAAAACGCTCAGTGCAATCGGAGTCGGCTGTGTTTTGGGAGCATGGCAGATTGGAGGCATGAGTGTTGTCGGTGCAGCTCAGAATGGCTATACAATGGGAATTGCCGGTTCATGGTATTCGCTGGCAGGTGGGATTTATCTGTTAGTTGCAGCAGGACTTGCAAAAATTTTGCGAGACAGAATGCCGGGGGATTCGGTACCAACTTATTTAGCAAGTCGTTTTTCTACCAGCAGCTCTAAGCTTTATTCTTATGTTTGGGTTATTCTCGGATTTTTGTATATTCCGGTTCAGCTTAAAACAGTTGCTTCGGTTATCCAAATTGCAGTACCAAATTTGGATGCGAATTGGGCCATTGTTCTTGGTTTAGCAATTGCTACTGTTTATACTGCATTTTCAGGGATGAAGGGTGCAGCATCCGTCGGAAAAGTCGTTTGTATAGGAATTTATGTACTTTTGATCGGGTTTGTTGCAATTATTTTACCACATTTTGGGGGATATTCTGGCTTGGTTGCCTCTTTGCCCCAAGGATACGGAGAACTCAGCAGTATGCCAACACAAAAATGGGTTGGATGGTTGCTTTCCGGTATTTTGTCCTCTGTCGTTATGCAGTCTGTTTTGCAGCCTATTATGGCAGCAAAAGATTCCAAAGCAGCGCGCGGCGGCTGCATTATAGGTTATGTATTTGCAGCTCCAATTTGTATTTTTACTGCAATTATTGGAATGATGGGCGCTGCTACTACCAGTGAATTGGGAAATGGTGCAACTGCTTTTGCATGGACAATTAAGGAATATACCAGCCCAGTCATGGCAGGCGTTATTTTTGCAGTTGCAACCATGATTATTGCAGCGACGATGGCTACTATGATGATGGCCACAGGAACAATTATTACAAACATTTATAAAACACAGGTCAATAAAGAAGCTTCTGAAGAAAAAATGTTGAAAGTTTCTCGCTATGGAACTTTGATTTTTTCAGCTTGTACTTTGATTCCTGCTTTCTTACTGCCCAGCGCAGCTTTAACAACAACTTTCCAGATTTTAATTCAATGTTCTACCGGCCCGGTAAGCTTTTCTATTCTTGCTGGTTTGCTTTGGAAACGTACGACAAAACAAGCGTCACTGGCTAGTATGATTTCCGGTATTATTGTTGGACTGATTTGGGTAATCAGTGGGTTGTCCAATCAAATCGAAACGATCTATGCTGTCATTGTTGTCAGCTATGGTGTAGGTATTATCACCACACTTTTAACATCTAAAAAAGAAAATGCGATTCAGGCGTAA